The Halosolutus gelatinilyticus genome contains the following window.
ACCGAGGCGCCAGCGTCCTTGCTCGCGTCGGTCTCGGGGACGTACCACGGAGCGATCGTTGCCGTCCACTTGCGGCCGTCAACGCGTTCGAGCAGTTCCACCGCCTCCAACCGGTCGATGTGCTTCCGGTACGTCTCGCCCGAGCAACCGACGCGATCGAGGATTTCGGAGCGACCGATCGGGTCGTCGGCTTCGAGCACTACTTTCAAGATCTTTCCTGGCGTCGGCGCCCTGACGTCCGGGAGCAGTCGATCCGCCGAGAGCGTCCCGAGCGCGTGTTCGATATCGCCAATCGTCACGTCGCCCGGTCGGTTCGATCTCGCGAGCGTCGTCAGCGCGTCCACGACGTCGAAGGTCGATCCGGTGTAGGCTTCGAACAACCGGACCGTTCGTCGCATGGCGTTGGATTCGCGAGCCGGTGTGAGATTCTTCTTTTCGAGGACAGTCTCGACAGCGTGGCGCATCGCGACGTAGTCGCCGGTCGTCGTCACAGGAACCTCGAGTTCGACCGGGCGGTAGTCCGTGCGATCGTCGAGGCGTTGGTCGTCTCGGGCGGCGATCGCCCTGCGGAGACGTTCGGACAGATCCGAGATTTTGGGCCCAGAGAGCACCCACGACGCCCGGAGATGACCGGACGGGTTGGACGGGTCTGTCTCGAATCCTTTTGCCGTCTTGCGTTTGTGGCTGTCTGGCTCCCAGAAATTGCGGTGCAGCGAGTGACCGTTGTACGATGACTGACGAGTGACAACCTCGGAGACGAACCGGCAGAACTCCGATTCGTTCAGGTTGTTCGGCTCCGGAATCCGGAGTTCGATCGAAATGTCGATTCCGAGAGCGTCGTAGATCGCTGTTGCGGACATAAGCAGGCCGTGGGCACGCCGCATGAGGTCCTGGCGTTCGTCGGGTTCAAGATCGCCGAGCTTGCCGAGTTTCTCGAGCAGAATCGATCGAACCGCGACGTATCGGCCCCGGAAGCGATCGTATTCGCGTTCGTCCCCCGAGAGCCAGCCGACCTGGGCCGCACGAACGAGATGATCGAACGTTTCGCGGGCGGAGAGATTGTCACCAAAGCATCCTTCCAGTTCGTCACCGACCGCCGACGGCGTCAGGACCTTGCCCCATAGCTTATCGTCAAGTAACGCCGTTGCAAGCCGCACCAGTGTGGGTATCGGTCCGCCGTACTGCGTACTCACGGCCAGGTGGTCGTCCATACAACTCACGTAGGTCACGCGTCCATCATCCCACCGCTGTACCGGGTAGTCGTTCATGTTCACACCGTCACGGGCTGTAGCGGCTGTAATTCGGGCATGTAGGGGCCAGCTGCTCCCGTTCAGTTTCGGTAGCCACTGTACGTAACCGTCGCGCGCGGCATCGCCTGTGGCGGCCAGCGCCTCCTCCGCTGTACAGCCGCCCTCCCCCACACCACTCTCGTCGCCGGTGCCATACACTGTACTTGCTGACTGACTTGGGGTCTCAGTAACGCCGCCGGATTCGGACTCGGATTCTTCACCGTCTGATTCCACGAACGTAGCGAAAACAGTCTCCTGACCCGGGTGAACGACTCGAAGGTCGTCCGTGATGAGACTCGCCGCGACCTCGCCACGATCGGAAAGCCCCATCGTGTTTTCGGTGCCGCGTGTGTCGACGTCGACGAACCCGTGGTCGGATTCGAGAGCCTGGATGTATGGCCGAACGGAACCGCGAGAGAGGTCGAGCTCCGGATCGTTGGCGATGTCTTTGACCGTTGCACCGGGATTGCGTTCGAGGTGCTTGAGGATCTGAAGCTTGCCCGCGCGCTTGTTCATCGCCTCGAGCGTGGCGTAGATCGCCGTCGGGTCGGCCGTGTTCGCAGGATCGTCGCTCGCGGCTTGCCGACGCCCCGGCATGTCCATTTCAGTAACGCGATCGACGAACTCTAGGTGGCTCGATTCGAGCTTGCGCGCGACTCGTGGCGAGGTCACGATCGTGACCTCGGCGGCCATCGCCAGTTGTTCGAGCGCGGTCAGCGTCTTGCGGCGCGTCGATGCATGATCTGATTCGAGCCACATCTCGCCGTCGAACCGAACGACGAGTTCGGGGTTAACATCGGCCCCCCGGAGCACCGGCACGATCGTGGCCGCGAGGTCATCGTGTGAAAGCCCGAGTGCGTTACGGCCGGTTCCGATATTTGTCAGTGCCGATCGGGACCACTCGCGAACCTGCTCGTGGAGCTTGCGGTTATCCTCGAGCAAGTCGGCGTTGGCGAGATCGACGTCGTGGTACTGACAGGCGTACGTCGCGAGGACCGATGCAAAGCCGGAGCGTTGGTCCGCGAGGTCGAACTCCGAGACGAGTCGACTGGCGACTGCACTCGGATCGTCATCGCTGGCAACATCACGGACGGCTTCGACGACGGCTGGCAACAGTGCCTCAAGTACGCCCGGCAGCCACGACGAGACGGCCGGCGGTACGTCGGCAGTAATCGTGTTGAGCCGCTGTTGGGCTGGTGGCGTCGGCCGAAGCGCCAGGGACTGAACGTCGAACTCGGGAGCCGGCCGTGGCTTCGGCGGCTCGGGGTCGGTAAGCGTTCGGTCGTCGTCGCCGTTGGCCTCGCCGTAGTAGGCCTTGAGCTGTTCGTCGAGCGGAACGGTTTCGCCGGTCCAATCGGACCACTCTGTGAACTGCTTGCGGAACTGTTCGAGGCGGTACTCGGCCAGCGTCTCGAACCGCGAACGGTTGTGCTCGAACACCGACTCGGCGTAGGTTTCGTACCGATCGCTCTCAACCGGCTTGAGGTCCATCTTGTCGACGTCGGTAACGAACGAATCGATCTGGCGATCGACTTCGGCGGCTTGCTCCGAGTACTGCCCGCAATCGAGGGTGAAGTCATTGTACAACTGAGCCTCTCCAGCACGTTTCGCGAGATAGCGGGAACGCCATTCGGCCGCTGCCTCGCGCGTTGGGAGGCTCTTGAGATATTTCACTTTCGAGGGGGTGTATTGGGCACCGCAGTGTGGACAGTTGACTGTCGTTTGTGCGCGCCACTGCCCGTGTTCGGTCCACTCGTCGACGGGCCGAATCCAGGGAGTCTTGCACGTGGAACAGACGAGCACGTCCCACTCGTCGCTCATCGGTCCCTCACCTCGGCGGATTCAGGCCATATAGCACTCTCCCCGCTCATCCAATCGTGTGCGATCATAGATGTTGAACTCCGATCGCAGAACGCACACCCTCCGCCCGCGAGTCGATAGGAGACTCATGAACGCGAGTCTCGCCAGTCGGCGTGGGGGAAAGTTTAAGGCCAAAGCCGACCAAAACCAGGGTGTTACTAGGGTCCTGGCGTGGCCGGCTTCGGCCTCGCGCCCTGCGGTCAATTTTCCTTAGCTGTGCATATCTGCAACGAACGAACTGCCGGTCCTTAAATCTAGTTTGAGCGTCTGACGTTGTATCCATCAATTTCCCAGGGGAACACTGTGGCCGTGCGTGGCCACGGGTTGGCTGCCCTACCAGCCGAAGACGTGTTTCGAGCCTGCTGCCCTAACAACAGGCCGCGCTGTCCAAGT
Protein-coding sequences here:
- a CDS encoding winged helix-turn-helix domain-containing protein; translated protein: MSDEWDVLVCSTCKTPWIRPVDEWTEHGQWRAQTTVNCPHCGAQYTPSKVKYLKSLPTREAAAEWRSRYLAKRAGEAQLYNDFTLDCGQYSEQAAEVDRQIDSFVTDVDKMDLKPVESDRYETYAESVFEHNRSRFETLAEYRLEQFRKQFTEWSDWTGETVPLDEQLKAYYGEANGDDDRTLTDPEPPKPRPAPEFDVQSLALRPTPPAQQRLNTITADVPPAVSSWLPGVLEALLPAVVEAVRDVASDDDPSAVASRLVSEFDLADQRSGFASVLATYACQYHDVDLANADLLEDNRKLHEQVREWSRSALTNIGTGRNALGLSHDDLAATIVPVLRGADVNPELVVRFDGEMWLESDHASTRRKTLTALEQLAMAAEVTIVTSPRVARKLESSHLEFVDRVTEMDMPGRRQAASDDPANTADPTAIYATLEAMNKRAGKLQILKHLERNPGATVKDIANDPELDLSRGSVRPYIQALESDHGFVDVDTRGTENTMGLSDRGEVAASLITDDLRVVHPGQETVFATFVESDGEESESESGGVTETPSQSASTVYGTGDESGVGEGGCTAEEALAATGDAARDGYVQWLPKLNGSSWPLHARITAATARDGVNMNDYPVQRWDDGRVTYVSCMDDHLAVSTQYGGPIPTLVRLATALLDDKLWGKVLTPSAVGDELEGCFGDNLSARETFDHLVRAAQVGWLSGDEREYDRFRGRYVAVRSILLEKLGKLGDLEPDERQDLMRRAHGLLMSATAIYDALGIDISIELRIPEPNNLNESEFCRFVSEVVTRQSSYNGHSLHRNFWEPDSHKRKTAKGFETDPSNPSGHLRASWVLSGPKISDLSERLRRAIAARDDQRLDDRTDYRPVELEVPVTTTGDYVAMRHAVETVLEKKNLTPARESNAMRRTVRLFEAYTGSTFDVVDALTTLARSNRPGDVTIGDIEHALGTLSADRLLPDVRAPTPGKILKVVLEADDPIGRSEILDRVGCSGETYRKHIDRLEAVELLERVDGRKWTATIAPWYVPETDASKDAGASVTIGSSTVDSVLYDALDRLGYDLGDPALIDAFGQPLDRATLIATVGAWIDDWIDVLVPLLKPKPCAAQRFEHDVVTIGEKPDQTTLADATGIVTAD